Proteins encoded within one genomic window of Streptomyces kaniharaensis:
- a CDS encoding DUF3224 domain-containing protein has protein sequence MGSKASGAFEVTGFEPVETEERTDAPFGRIRISKTFTGGLSGTSEVRMLSVGDAAGAPASYVAVERVTGELDGRKGSFVLQHAAWDTSGVTIRVVPGTGAGELAGLTGEFHLAVDEAGKHTYVLEYELG, from the coding sequence ATGGGGAGCAAGGCGAGCGGGGCGTTCGAGGTGACCGGCTTCGAGCCGGTGGAGACGGAGGAGCGGACGGACGCGCCGTTCGGCCGCATCAGGATCTCCAAGACCTTCACGGGCGGGCTCAGCGGTACGAGCGAGGTGCGCATGCTGTCCGTCGGGGATGCGGCGGGCGCACCGGCGTCGTACGTCGCGGTGGAGCGCGTCACCGGCGAGCTGGACGGGCGGAAGGGCTCGTTCGTGCTGCAGCACGCGGCCTGGGACACCAGCGGCGTGACCATACGCGTGGTGCCGGGGACGGGCGCGGGCGAGCTGGCCGGGCTCACCGGGGAGTTCCACCTGGCCGTCGACGAGGCCGGCAAGCACACCTACGTCCTGGAGTACGAGCTGGGCTGA
- a CDS encoding DUF5995 family protein, translated as MPDAAAAADGAVDTVDDVVGRLREIGAGLPPADGVAVFNRAYLTVTEAVRDRLCGRYFADPTAMAELDVVFAGRYLLAVGAATAGREPPACWRPLFELRAHAGVHPLQFALAGMNAHIEHDLPLAVVDTCDRLGCEPGDVEADYHRINGVLAEVEAAVREQLMPGPDLLERVEPLTHLLGAWSVDAARETAWSAVRALWELHRVPCAEQAFAAALDGSVGLLGHALLLPLGLHPGHVATAAGRLPGARNRPAAEDGTGDQAQLECSGLPSA; from the coding sequence ATGCCCGATGCGGCGGCGGCAGCGGACGGTGCGGTGGACACGGTCGACGACGTGGTCGGCCGGTTGCGGGAGATCGGGGCGGGCCTGCCACCGGCGGACGGGGTGGCGGTGTTCAACCGGGCCTACCTCACCGTCACGGAGGCGGTCCGCGACCGGCTCTGCGGCCGGTACTTCGCGGATCCGACGGCGATGGCCGAGCTGGACGTGGTGTTCGCCGGGCGCTACCTGCTCGCGGTGGGCGCCGCCACGGCCGGGCGGGAGCCTCCCGCCTGCTGGCGGCCGCTGTTCGAGCTGCGCGCCCACGCCGGGGTGCACCCGCTGCAGTTCGCCCTGGCCGGGATGAACGCCCACATCGAGCACGACCTGCCGCTCGCCGTCGTCGACACCTGTGACCGGCTCGGCTGCGAGCCGGGCGACGTCGAGGCCGACTACCACCGGATCAACGGTGTGCTCGCCGAGGTGGAGGCCGCCGTCCGGGAGCAGCTGATGCCCGGGCCGGATCTGCTGGAGCGGGTCGAGCCGCTCACCCACCTGCTCGGCGCCTGGTCGGTGGACGCTGCCCGGGAGACGGCATGGTCCGCCGTCCGGGCGCTGTGGGAGCTGCACCGGGTGCCGTGCGCCGAACAGGCCTTCGCCGCCGCGCTGGACGGCTCGGTCGGGCTGCTCGGCCACGCGCTGCTGCTGCCGCTCGGGCTGCACCCCGGCCACGTCGCGACGGCGGCCGGCCGGCTCCCCGGGGCGAGGAACCGGCCGGCCGCCGAGGACGGTACGGGTGATCAGGCCCAGCTGGAGTGCAGCGGCTTGCCCTCCGCGTAG
- a CDS encoding SDR family oxidoreductase, translated as MTAGTGIDTDIEQHQGSEGCEEEIDYGPGLDPERLRLCLEVLAELDELHVDHPDAITVRKAVGGIFRTLKQRRRQETRARKTANDRAVTARTATGAPTRIDDETAGAFGLTTVTTTEIAGILERPRSCYICKGRYTEVDAFYHNLCQRCAALNRARRDARADLTGKRALLTGGRAKIGMYIALMLLRDGAHTTITTRFPNDAIRRFKAMPDSAEWIHRLKIVGIDLRDPAQVMALADEVAADGPLDILINNAAQTVRRPPESYRELVAAESAPLPAGELPQATTIGRFGSGSVDLPALPHQASGVERRMAAEDVTSLALVTGSATPARIAAGTAIDAGGLVPDLADTNSWVQTVEEVGPMELLEVQLCNSTAPFILISRLRPAMAASQSRRKYVVNVSAMEGVFSRGYKGAGHPHTNMAKAALNMLTRTSAQEMFQTDGILMTAVDTGWITDERPHPDKMRLADEGFHAPLDLVDGAARVYDPIVRGEQGEDLYGCFLKDYERGNW; from the coding sequence ATGACGGCGGGCACGGGGATCGACACGGACATCGAGCAGCACCAGGGCAGCGAGGGCTGCGAGGAGGAGATCGACTACGGTCCCGGCCTCGACCCGGAGCGCCTGAGGCTCTGCCTGGAGGTGCTCGCCGAACTCGACGAACTGCACGTCGACCACCCGGACGCGATCACCGTGCGCAAGGCCGTCGGCGGCATATTCCGCACCCTCAAGCAGCGCCGCCGCCAGGAGACCCGGGCCCGCAAGACCGCCAACGACCGCGCGGTCACCGCGCGCACCGCCACCGGCGCCCCCACCCGGATCGACGACGAGACGGCCGGCGCCTTCGGCCTGACCACCGTCACCACCACCGAGATCGCCGGCATCCTGGAGCGGCCCCGCTCCTGCTACATCTGCAAGGGCCGGTACACCGAGGTCGACGCCTTCTACCACAACCTCTGCCAGCGCTGCGCGGCCCTCAACCGGGCCCGCCGGGACGCCCGCGCGGACCTCACCGGCAAGCGCGCGCTGCTCACCGGTGGCCGGGCCAAGATCGGGATGTACATCGCGCTGATGCTGCTGCGCGACGGCGCCCACACCACGATCACCACCCGCTTCCCCAACGACGCCATCCGCCGCTTCAAGGCGATGCCGGACAGCGCCGAGTGGATCCACCGCCTCAAGATCGTCGGCATCGACCTGCGCGACCCGGCCCAGGTGATGGCCCTCGCCGACGAGGTCGCCGCCGACGGCCCGCTGGACATCCTGATCAACAACGCCGCGCAGACCGTCCGCCGCCCGCCGGAGTCCTACCGCGAGCTGGTCGCCGCCGAGTCCGCGCCGCTGCCGGCCGGCGAGCTCCCGCAGGCCACCACCATCGGCCGCTTCGGCAGCGGCAGCGTCGACCTGCCCGCCCTCCCCCACCAGGCGAGCGGCGTCGAGCGGCGGATGGCCGCCGAGGACGTCACGTCGCTCGCCCTGGTCACCGGCTCCGCCACGCCAGCCCGCATCGCGGCCGGCACCGCGATCGACGCCGGCGGTCTGGTGCCCGACCTCGCCGACACCAACAGCTGGGTGCAGACCGTCGAGGAGGTCGGCCCGATGGAGCTGCTGGAGGTCCAGCTCTGCAACTCCACCGCGCCGTTCATCCTGATCAGCCGGCTGCGCCCGGCGATGGCCGCGTCGCAGTCCCGCCGCAAGTACGTGGTCAACGTGTCCGCGATGGAGGGCGTCTTCTCCCGCGGCTACAAGGGCGCCGGCCACCCGCACACCAACATGGCCAAGGCCGCGCTCAACATGCTCACCCGCACCAGCGCGCAGGAGATGTTCCAGACCGACGGCATCTTGATGACCGCCGTCGACACCGGCTGGATCACCGACGAGCGCCCGCACCCGGACAAGATGCGCCTGGCCGACGAGGGCTTCCACGCCCCGCTCGACCTGGTCGACGGCGCGGCCCGGGTCTACGACCCGATCGTCCGCGGCGAGCAGGGCGAGGACCTGTACGGCTGCTTCCTCAAGGACTACGAGCGCGGCAACTGGTGA
- a CDS encoding nucleotide triphosphate diphosphatase NUDT15: MTTAPLIGAGVIVPTGDGRVLIGRRTTAGEPPTWSLPGGKVDDPGESFEQAAARELAEETGIVLPADEMRVLAVLLDHELGRPRLTAAVLAPPSLADAVVTEPHACGGWERFPVDALPEPMFYPSALVLAAWLPGMDGVRRAGTHAYRLG; this comes from the coding sequence TTGACCACCGCACCGCTGATCGGCGCCGGCGTCATCGTGCCCACCGGGGACGGCCGGGTGCTGATCGGCCGCCGGACCACCGCCGGCGAGCCGCCCACCTGGAGCCTGCCAGGTGGGAAGGTGGACGACCCGGGCGAGTCCTTCGAGCAGGCCGCGGCCCGCGAACTCGCCGAGGAGACCGGGATCGTGCTGCCCGCCGACGAGATGCGGGTGCTCGCCGTGCTGCTCGACCACGAGCTCGGCCGGCCCCGGCTGACCGCCGCCGTGCTGGCGCCGCCGAGCCTGGCCGATGCGGTCGTCACCGAGCCGCACGCGTGTGGCGGCTGGGAGCGTTTCCCGGTGGACGCGCTGCCGGAGCCGATGTTCTACCCGTCGGCCCTCGTCCTCGCGGCCTGGCTGCCGGGCATGGACGGCGTCCGGCGGGCGGGGACGCACGCCTACCGGCTCGGCTGA
- a CDS encoding GuaB1 family IMP dehydrogenase-related protein gives MRFLNDLKPSYDLTYDDVFMVPSRSAVGSRQGVDLSSNDGTGTTIPLVVANMTAIAGRRMAETVARRGGLVAIPQDIPTEVIAEVISWVKQRHLVHDTPITLAPGATVAEALSLLPKRAHGALVVVEGGKPVGVVTESDCQGVDRFTSLADVMSRDLLLLDEGIDPRTAFDKLSDAHRKLAPVVDAEGGLVGILTRKGALRATLYTPAVDAAGRLRIAATVGINGDVAGKAKALVEAGADVLVVDTAHGHQENMINALRAVRGLDPQVPIVAGNVVSAAGVRDLVEAGADILKVGVGPGAMCTTRMMTGVGRPQFSAVLECAAEARRLGKHVWADGGVRHPRDVAMALAAGASNVMIGSWFAGTYESPGDLQTAADGRQYKESFGMASARAVSNRTAQDSTYDRARKALFEEGISHSRMFLDPARPGVEDLIDSIVAGVRSSCTYAGASTLEEFHEKAIVGVQSAAGYAEGKPLHSSWA, from the coding sequence ATGCGCTTCCTGAACGACCTCAAGCCCTCGTACGACTTGACGTACGACGACGTCTTCATGGTCCCCAGCCGTTCCGCCGTGGGCTCCCGGCAGGGCGTCGACCTCTCCTCGAACGACGGCACCGGCACCACCATCCCGCTGGTCGTCGCCAACATGACCGCCATCGCCGGCCGCCGGATGGCCGAGACCGTCGCCCGACGCGGCGGCCTGGTCGCCATCCCGCAGGACATCCCCACCGAGGTCATCGCCGAGGTCATCTCCTGGGTCAAGCAGCGCCACCTGGTGCACGACACCCCGATCACCCTCGCCCCGGGCGCCACCGTCGCCGAGGCGCTGTCCCTGCTGCCCAAGCGCGCGCACGGCGCCCTCGTCGTGGTCGAGGGCGGCAAGCCCGTCGGCGTCGTCACCGAGTCCGACTGCCAGGGCGTCGACCGCTTCACCAGCCTCGCCGACGTCATGTCCCGCGACCTGCTGCTCCTGGACGAGGGCATCGACCCGCGCACCGCCTTCGACAAGCTCTCCGACGCGCACCGCAAGCTCGCACCGGTCGTCGACGCCGAGGGCGGGCTGGTCGGCATCCTCACCCGCAAGGGCGCGCTGCGCGCCACCCTGTACACCCCGGCCGTCGACGCGGCCGGCAGGCTGCGGATCGCCGCCACCGTCGGCATCAACGGCGACGTGGCCGGCAAGGCCAAGGCCCTGGTCGAGGCCGGCGCCGACGTGCTGGTGGTGGACACCGCGCACGGCCACCAGGAGAACATGATCAACGCGCTGCGCGCGGTGCGCGGCCTGGACCCGCAGGTCCCGATCGTGGCCGGCAACGTGGTCTCCGCCGCCGGTGTCCGCGACCTGGTCGAGGCGGGCGCCGACATCCTCAAGGTCGGTGTCGGCCCGGGCGCCATGTGCACCACCCGGATGATGACCGGCGTCGGCCGCCCGCAGTTCTCCGCCGTCCTGGAGTGCGCCGCCGAGGCACGCCGGCTCGGCAAGCACGTGTGGGCCGACGGTGGTGTCCGGCACCCGCGCGACGTCGCCATGGCGCTGGCCGCCGGTGCGTCCAACGTGATGATCGGCTCGTGGTTCGCCGGCACCTACGAGTCCCCGGGCGACCTCCAGACCGCCGCCGACGGCCGCCAGTACAAGGAGAGCTTCGGCATGGCCTCGGCCCGTGCGGTGAGCAACCGCACCGCCCAGGACTCCACCTACGACCGGGCCCGCAAGGCGCTGTTCGAGGAGGGCATCTCGCACTCCCGGATGTTCCTCGACCCGGCCCGCCCGGGCGTCGAGGACCTGATCGACTCGATCGTGGCCGGCGTGCGCAGCTCCTGCACCTACGCGGGCGCCAGCACGCTGGAGGAGTTCCACGAGAAGGCGATCGTCGGGGTTCAGAGCGCGGCCGGCTACGCGGAGGGCAAGCCGCTGCACTCCAGCTGGGCCTGA
- a CDS encoding Rv1733c family protein, which produces MSSRPRPARPTSLPRRAGRQLRRALGARHEPLARPVDRARARACALSALGLLLALVLSATAALLSYRAAAPEADAERGRLHQVDATVLGTSQHAAAGGRLVAGFENGVDAEASWTHPAGRPHTGVVQAPREATTGTAVRIWVDPAGAVARPPLDRSAVAVSAACTGAGGLLALAALVVVGLRLRLRTLDRRAEDSWARSWALLEPRWSGRAGQRHED; this is translated from the coding sequence GTGTCCAGCCGCCCGCGCCCGGCCCGGCCCACGTCGCTCCCACGGCGAGCCGGGCGCCAGCTGCGGCGGGCCCTGGGCGCCCGGCACGAGCCGCTGGCCCGGCCGGTCGACCGGGCCCGCGCCCGGGCCTGTGCCCTCTCCGCCCTGGGACTGCTGCTCGCTCTCGTCCTCTCCGCCACCGCGGCCCTGCTCAGCTACCGCGCCGCCGCCCCTGAAGCCGACGCCGAACGCGGGCGGCTCCACCAGGTGGATGCCACGGTGCTCGGCACCTCCCAACACGCCGCCGCCGGGGGCCGCCTCGTCGCCGGGTTCGAGAACGGTGTCGACGCCGAGGCCTCCTGGACCCACCCCGCAGGACGGCCACACACCGGCGTCGTCCAGGCACCCCGCGAGGCCACCACCGGCACGGCCGTCCGCATCTGGGTCGACCCCGCCGGCGCCGTCGCCAGGCCCCCGCTCGACCGCTCCGCCGTCGCCGTCTCCGCCGCCTGCACCGGCGCCGGCGGCCTGCTCGCGCTGGCCGCCCTCGTGGTCGTCGGCCTCCGGCTCCGGCTCCGGACGCTCGACCGGCGGGCCGAGGACTCCTGGGCGCGCTCCTGGGCCCTGCTCGAACCGCGCTGGAGCGGCCGGGCCGGCCAGCGGCACGAGGACTGA